The following coding sequences are from one Shewanella putrefaciens window:
- the phrB gene encoding deoxyribodipyrimidine photo-lyase, producing the protein MATSNVGDTLMWFRQDLRLADNQALTAACDWARAQGTALRAIYIATPIQWACHDVAPIQLDFIERHINLLAKGLGCLGIQFELIQLERFADIPQFMLDYCQQHNITRVFAGSEPEINERVRDQACIDAGVPLLLTDEHCLLALGTVLNLSGEMYRVFTPFSRKWREIAARHAILPLGVPAPLGPVLPEPKALNLAVNKVSSEQWGAGEGQAKRLLCDFVQQKVQDYKQDRDFPALDGTSCISPYLAIGVLSARQCVAALLQRFPEVIVDDTSLGRTWLNELVWREFYRHLLVAFPDLSKNYNFNRQADQVQWRNNIEEFKAWCEGRTGYPIVDAAMRQLNQTGWMHNRLRMVVASFLTKHLLIDWRWGERYFRQKLIDGDLAANNGGWQWSAGCGCDAQPYFRIFNPMSQSEKFDPDGSFIRKYLPELASWGIKQLHQPNTAKTPLLFKQPLFAEQAAYPSAIVDHTEARVRALSVLGVLKKASAL; encoded by the coding sequence ATGGCTACGTCAAATGTAGGCGATACACTGATGTGGTTTCGTCAAGATTTAAGACTTGCCGATAATCAAGCATTAACAGCGGCTTGCGATTGGGCAAGGGCGCAAGGTACTGCGCTTAGGGCTATATATATTGCAACTCCCATCCAGTGGGCATGCCATGATGTAGCGCCTATTCAATTAGATTTTATTGAACGTCATATTAATCTGCTTGCGAAAGGGCTTGGATGTTTAGGTATTCAGTTTGAGTTAATTCAATTAGAGCGTTTTGCGGATATCCCACAATTTATGCTTGATTATTGTCAGCAGCACAATATTACAAGGGTGTTTGCTGGCTCAGAGCCAGAGATAAACGAACGAGTTCGCGATCAGGCATGCATTGATGCGGGTGTGCCGCTGTTGTTAACTGATGAACATTGTTTGCTCGCGCTAGGCACAGTGTTGAACTTATCGGGTGAAATGTATCGAGTTTTTACCCCTTTTAGTCGAAAGTGGCGAGAAATTGCCGCCCGTCATGCCATTTTGCCACTCGGAGTTCCCGCACCACTTGGGCCCGTTTTACCAGAACCTAAAGCGTTAAATTTAGCCGTGAATAAAGTATCGAGCGAACAATGGGGCGCGGGAGAAGGGCAAGCTAAGCGTTTGCTGTGCGATTTTGTACAGCAAAAAGTGCAAGATTATAAACAGGATCGTGATTTTCCGGCCCTAGATGGGACGAGTTGTATTTCTCCTTATTTGGCGATTGGCGTGCTCAGTGCACGCCAATGTGTTGCCGCATTATTACAGCGTTTTCCTGAGGTGATCGTGGATGATACAAGCCTTGGCCGAACTTGGCTTAATGAGCTTGTCTGGCGTGAGTTTTATCGTCATTTATTAGTCGCATTTCCAGACTTATCTAAAAATTATAATTTTAATCGTCAAGCAGACCAAGTTCAGTGGCGTAATAATATTGAAGAGTTTAAGGCTTGGTGCGAGGGACGAACTGGTTATCCTATTGTTGATGCAGCTATGCGTCAGCTTAATCAAACAGGTTGGATGCACAATCGCCTGCGTATGGTGGTCGCCAGTTTCTTAACCAAACATTTGTTAATTGATTGGCGTTGGGGTGAGCGCTATTTCCGCCAAAAACTCATTGATGGTGACTTAGCGGCTAATAATGGTGGCTGGCAATGGTCTGCTGGATGTGGATGTGATGCCCAACCTTATTTCCGTATTTTTAATCCAATGAGCCAGAGTGAAAAGTTTGATCCAGATGGCAGCTTTATCCGTAAATACTTACCAGAGCTGGCATCTTGGGGAATAAAGCAACTGCATCAACCCAATACCGCTAAGACTCCTTTATTGTTTAAACAGCCATTATTTGCCGAACAAGCCGCTTATCCGAGTGCCATAGTGGATCACACCGAAGCAAGGGTTAGAGCATTAAGTGTGCTCGGCGTATTGAAAAAGGCTTCTGCCTTATAA
- a CDS encoding MerR family transcriptional regulator: protein MKEDQPSMPDAEYRDEVLLPIGEVSSITGVNAVTLRAWQRRFGLVIPERTPKGHRLYTAENIKEIHEINAWLAKGVAISKVKPLLLSAAKSLPLEATQTEVTDIWTEQIAALTAALLAFNQHKLHQILDEAIGLYPFHLVKDKLLNPWLSHIDSLLVERLDAELVTAWLKSELLSRTGGRFVLAGQAHTARVVVITLCRNTQLSANAIRTNTLFSLILLLELAALRVSVIDLGEQVIGNLALLNGRLKVDALLVIPDASHSGSEQAEILDTLKQMAFPCCVIGPFAPMYTSLSTFAMPTVAALIDSVSPKSQASTRHQTVNLQQGV, encoded by the coding sequence ATGAAAGAAGATCAACCGTCCATGCCTGATGCAGAATACCGAGATGAAGTCTTACTCCCAATCGGGGAAGTATCTTCAATTACAGGGGTTAATGCGGTGACATTAAGGGCATGGCAGCGCCGTTTTGGTTTAGTGATCCCGGAACGAACTCCCAAGGGACACAGGTTATACACGGCAGAAAATATTAAAGAAATTCATGAGATCAATGCTTGGTTGGCTAAAGGGGTCGCGATTAGTAAAGTGAAACCTTTGCTGTTGAGTGCCGCGAAATCTTTGCCCTTAGAAGCCACTCAAACAGAAGTGACTGATATTTGGACTGAACAAATTGCAGCCTTGACGGCTGCACTGTTGGCATTTAATCAACATAAGTTACACCAGATATTGGATGAAGCAATCGGCTTATACCCGTTTCATTTAGTCAAAGATAAGTTATTGAATCCTTGGCTGAGTCATATTGATAGTTTACTAGTCGAACGGCTCGATGCTGAGTTAGTGACCGCATGGCTAAAGAGTGAATTACTTAGTCGGACAGGCGGACGTTTTGTGCTTGCAGGGCAAGCACATACGGCAAGAGTTGTTGTAATAACACTCTGCCGTAATACACAGTTATCAGCAAATGCAATACGGACTAATACCCTATTTTCACTCATTTTGTTACTTGAATTAGCGGCGTTACGAGTGTCGGTTATTGATCTTGGTGAGCAGGTTATTGGGAATTTAGCGCTCTTAAATGGCAGGCTCAAAGTCGATGCACTTTTAGTTATTCCTGATGCTAGTCATTCCGGTTCTGAGCAGGCTGAAATACTCGATACCCTAAAACAAATGGCTTTCCCATGCTGTGTCATTGGACCCTTTGCCCCCATGTATACCTCGTTATCCACATTTGCTATGCCAACGGTAGCGGCGTTGATTGATTCTGTGTCACCTAAATCGCAGGCTTCGACTCGGCATCAAACGGTCAATCTGCAGCAGGGTGTATAA
- a CDS encoding YbgA family protein: protein MYKFNPQRIQIGISACLLGEKVRFDGGHKNSSYCNQEIKNFFDYVPICPEMAIGLGAPRKSIRLVRDGETILVQSGDGSLDVTDRLNAYSESKVQELDFLGGYLLCAKSPTCGMERVTEYKIGTNNGTKSGIGVFARKLMERYPLLPVEEEGRLHDMVLRENFFTRVYAYHDWHQMKHEGLTKHKLVKFHSRYKYLLMAHSPKWYRELGPIIANIDDLETSATRYFEGFMTALKINATRKNHTSTLQHIQGYFKKHLSKEQKTELSEAIMKYRQGLLPLLVPITLINHYLREFPTPYIEDQVYLNPHPEALKLRYAY from the coding sequence GGGGGCACAAAAATTCTTCCTATTGTAATCAAGAGATTAAAAATTTTTTTGATTATGTTCCCATTTGTCCTGAGATGGCGATTGGTCTAGGTGCACCTCGTAAAAGCATACGTTTAGTGCGTGATGGTGAAACCATACTTGTTCAAAGCGGCGATGGTAGCTTAGATGTCACCGACAGACTGAATGCTTACAGTGAAAGCAAAGTACAAGAGCTAGATTTTTTAGGGGGATACTTGCTCTGTGCTAAATCGCCTACATGCGGTATGGAACGGGTGACTGAGTACAAAATAGGCACGAATAACGGCACAAAATCGGGTATCGGTGTGTTTGCTCGCAAGTTAATGGAGCGTTATCCATTACTACCCGTGGAGGAGGAGGGGCGCTTACACGATATGGTATTACGGGAAAACTTTTTTACCCGCGTTTATGCCTATCACGATTGGCACCAAATGAAGCACGAAGGATTAACTAAGCATAAATTGGTTAAGTTTCACTCCCGTTATAAATATCTGCTCATGGCCCACAGCCCTAAATGGTATCGCGAGCTAGGACCTATTATTGCCAATATTGATGATCTTGAAACCAGTGCGACTCGCTATTTTGAAGGCTTTATGACGGCACTTAAAATTAATGCGACCCGTAAGAATCACACCAGCACGTTACAGCATATTCAAGGTTATTTTAAAAAGCATTTGAGCAAAGAGCAAAAGACAGAACTATCTGAAGCGATTATGAAATATCGACAAGGCCTCTTGCCATTATTGGTGCCTATTACCTTGATAAATCATTATCTGCGGGAGTTTCCAACCCCCTATATTGAAGACCAAGTGTATTTGAATCCTCATCCTGAGGCGTTAAAACTGCGTTACGCATATTAA